A region from the Streptosporangium sp. NBC_01756 genome encodes:
- a CDS encoding acyl-CoA dehydrogenase family protein translates to MSFPLYALPEEHQMLRETVRALADEKIAPRAAEADETGEFPWDVYKALVAADLHAVHVPEEYGGAGADALATVIVIEEVARACASSSLIPAVNKLGTVPLLLSASEEVKRHYLTPVARGEGMFSYALSEAEAGSDAAAMKTRAVADGDDYVLNGAKMWITNAGVSEYYTVMAVTEPGAGARGISAFVVEKGDEGVSFGAKERKLGIKGSPTRQVIFEDVRIPAWRMIGEPGTGFKTALATLDHTRITIAAQALGIAQGALDYAIGYVKERKQFGKAVAEFQGVQFMVADMAMKLEAARQLTYAAAAKSELAMHGEPQKDLTFFSSAAKCAASDAAMEITTDAVQLLGGYGYTSDYPVERMMRDAKITQIYEGTNQIQRMVMARQLLK, encoded by the coding sequence ATGAGCTTCCCTCTCTACGCGCTGCCCGAGGAGCACCAGATGCTCCGGGAGACCGTCCGTGCCCTCGCCGACGAGAAGATCGCGCCTCGCGCCGCCGAGGCCGACGAGACGGGAGAGTTCCCCTGGGACGTCTACAAGGCGCTCGTCGCAGCTGACCTGCACGCCGTACACGTTCCCGAGGAGTACGGCGGGGCGGGGGCCGACGCCCTCGCGACCGTCATTGTCATCGAGGAGGTGGCGCGGGCCTGCGCGTCGTCCTCGCTGATCCCCGCGGTCAACAAGCTGGGCACCGTCCCGCTGCTGCTGTCGGCCTCCGAGGAGGTCAAGCGGCACTACCTGACCCCGGTCGCGCGGGGCGAGGGAATGTTCTCCTATGCCCTGTCCGAGGCCGAGGCCGGCAGCGACGCCGCCGCGATGAAGACCCGCGCCGTGGCCGACGGGGACGACTACGTCCTCAACGGCGCCAAGATGTGGATCACCAACGCCGGCGTGTCCGAGTACTACACGGTGATGGCCGTGACCGAGCCCGGAGCCGGAGCTCGGGGCATCTCCGCGTTCGTCGTGGAGAAGGGCGACGAAGGGGTCAGCTTCGGGGCCAAGGAGCGGAAGCTCGGCATCAAGGGCTCCCCGACCCGCCAGGTCATCTTCGAGGACGTGCGGATCCCCGCCTGGAGGATGATCGGCGAGCCGGGCACCGGCTTCAAGACCGCCCTGGCCACCCTGGACCACACCCGCATCACCATCGCCGCCCAGGCCCTCGGCATCGCCCAGGGCGCGCTGGACTACGCGATCGGCTACGTGAAGGAACGCAAGCAGTTCGGCAAGGCCGTGGCCGAGTTCCAGGGCGTCCAGTTCATGGTCGCCGACATGGCGATGAAGCTGGAGGCCGCACGGCAGCTCACCTACGCCGCCGCCGCCAAGTCCGAGCTGGCCATGCACGGCGAGCCGCAGAAGGATCTCACGTTCTTCTCCAGCGCCGCCAAGTGCGCCGCTTCCGACGCCGCGATGGAGATCACCACCGACGCGGTCCAGCTCCTCGGCGGGTACGGCTACACCAGCGACTACCCGGTCGAGCGGATGATGCGCGACGCCAAGATCACCCAGATCTACGAGGGCACCAACCAGATCCAGCGCATGGTCATGGCCCGCCAGCTCCTGAAGTAG
- a CDS encoding GntR family transcriptional regulator encodes MKLQEEFDVARVTVRKAVEALREQGLITTKPGKGSIVSPADDS; translated from the coding sequence GTGAAGCTGCAGGAAGAGTTCGACGTCGCCCGGGTCACCGTTCGCAAGGCCGTGGAAGCCCTCAGAGAACAGGGGCTCATCACCACCAAGCCCGGCAAGGGATCCATCGTGTCCCCAGCCGACGACTCATGA
- a CDS encoding TetR/AcrR family transcriptional regulator: MQESRRERKKRLTRQRIVMAAIRLFEEQGYEQTTVAQIAAAADVDPKTFSNYFRSKDEVLWVDTERDFDVLFRAIAERRPDESPGEALARMIQEYRAHRRPKVPRQEPEELSAAARLVLTTPALQAKGLYLLLELQGRIAGELLKAFPDDLDPITAAAMTGSLIGAIQQAGLASVQLGRSQEELWEATRRGLDIAMHGLLSVRPPTESP; this comes from the coding sequence ATGCAGGAGTCGCGGCGCGAACGGAAGAAGCGGCTGACTCGGCAGCGGATCGTCATGGCGGCCATCCGGCTGTTCGAGGAGCAGGGGTATGAGCAGACCACGGTGGCGCAGATCGCCGCGGCGGCGGACGTCGACCCCAAGACGTTCTCCAACTACTTCCGCAGCAAGGACGAGGTGCTGTGGGTCGACACGGAGCGGGACTTCGATGTGCTGTTCCGAGCGATCGCGGAACGCCGGCCGGACGAGAGCCCAGGCGAGGCGTTGGCGAGGATGATCCAGGAATACAGAGCCCACCGCCGGCCCAAGGTTCCCCGGCAGGAGCCTGAGGAGCTGTCGGCGGCGGCCCGGCTGGTCCTGACCACGCCGGCGCTTCAGGCAAAGGGGCTGTACCTGCTGTTGGAGCTGCAGGGGCGTATCGCCGGTGAGCTGCTGAAGGCCTTCCCCGACGATCTGGATCCGATCACCGCGGCGGCGATGACCGGATCCTTGATAGGTGCCATCCAGCAGGCGGGCCTGGCGAGCGTCCAGCTTGGCCGGTCGCAGGAGGAGCTGTGGGAGGCCACCCGGCGTGGCCTCGACATCGCCATGCATGGCCTGCTTTCGGTGCGGCCGCCCACGGAAAGCCCATGA
- a CDS encoding aminoglycoside phosphotransferase family protein has translation MPAAEVDVFPGLVRRLLAAQRPDLAHLPVEVMANGWDNVMFRVGDMLVARLPRRAVAARLLVHEQRWLPILAPRLPLPVPAPVRAGQPGLGYPWPWSIVPFLPGQVAARKPPADLRDAAVSLAGFLGALHTPAAPNAPMNPNRGIPLADRSAAVIQNLGVLGRLVDRRAVMRAWEAAVAVPTWSRSPSWVHGDLHPANILVHRGRISGVIDFGDITSGDPATDLSVAWMLLPTEYHDAFQNAYRTAGEYAPDDHIWARARGWALALSLAFLAHSADNPLIAEIGHRTFNAVLA, from the coding sequence ATGCCGGCCGCCGAGGTGGACGTCTTTCCGGGGCTGGTTCGTCGACTCTTGGCCGCTCAGCGACCCGACCTTGCTCACCTGCCTGTGGAGGTGATGGCAAACGGGTGGGACAACGTCATGTTCCGGGTCGGAGACATGCTGGTCGCCCGACTGCCGAGGCGTGCGGTGGCCGCCAGGCTGCTCGTGCACGAACAGCGGTGGCTCCCCATTCTTGCGCCTCGGCTGCCACTGCCGGTTCCTGCGCCGGTGCGGGCCGGGCAACCGGGCCTTGGCTACCCATGGCCGTGGAGCATCGTCCCATTCCTGCCCGGACAGGTTGCCGCACGGAAGCCGCCGGCCGACCTGCGAGACGCCGCAGTCAGCCTTGCCGGATTTCTGGGGGCCTTGCACACTCCCGCCGCACCGAACGCCCCTATGAACCCCAACCGCGGCATCCCGCTCGCGGACCGCAGCGCGGCGGTCATCCAGAACCTGGGCGTATTGGGCCGCCTGGTCGACCGCAGGGCCGTGATGCGCGCTTGGGAGGCCGCAGTCGCGGTGCCGACGTGGAGCAGGTCTCCGTCGTGGGTGCACGGCGACCTTCACCCCGCCAACATCCTGGTTCATCGCGGCCGCATCAGCGGTGTGATCGACTTCGGTGACATCACTTCCGGCGACCCTGCGACGGACCTGTCCGTGGCCTGGATGCTCCTGCCTACCGAATACCACGATGCTTTCCAGAACGCCTATCGGACGGCGGGCGAGTACGCACCCGACGATCACATCTGGGCACGAGCGCGAGGCTGGGCACTCGCGCTGTCGCTCGCGTTTCTGGCCCACTCGGCTGACAACCCGCTGATAGCGGAAATAGGCCACCGCACCTTCAACGCCGTGCTCGCATAG
- a CDS encoding phage baseplate protein: MSSREQMDHSLSRRRLFQAGGRVAVLAAAGSLPFVGAGTARATVAPSPRFDFEGSGDNPITRKSLHANWVMQSFAYDNVNRHVYFAQHNSQNTDPAHVGDLWITKTDLAGKQLGSMTVHNFGHGVQIGVEPYNGAVYLWTEWQDRNPPTSFGNRIGRFKFVNGAVLEKDSGSIQDRTPTLANMHPQSANPQPAIDPSTDRLVVRFRDVNADMRIVLFRMSDARAGRLGTGSRLAERALPTRAATWAEANPFQGFTAYGQYAYLLEGGVSDTSYLTAIDLNGVGQSVAQDRWPTSAGRSLPGREPQGMAIWLAATSGGAVQPRLAFGFHSNTDGVRQASVFYKDSFL, from the coding sequence GTGTCATCGCGCGAGCAGATGGACCATTCCCTCAGCAGACGACGACTGTTTCAGGCCGGCGGTCGGGTCGCCGTCCTGGCGGCCGCAGGCTCCCTCCCGTTCGTCGGTGCGGGCACCGCGCGCGCCACCGTGGCGCCCAGCCCGCGGTTCGACTTCGAGGGGTCCGGAGACAACCCGATAACCAGGAAGTCGCTGCACGCCAACTGGGTGATGCAGTCGTTCGCGTATGACAACGTCAATCGGCATGTCTATTTCGCGCAGCACAATTCGCAGAACACCGACCCCGCACACGTGGGTGATCTGTGGATCACCAAGACGGACCTCGCCGGTAAGCAACTGGGTTCCATGACCGTGCACAATTTCGGACACGGTGTGCAGATCGGTGTGGAGCCCTACAACGGGGCCGTCTACCTGTGGACGGAATGGCAGGACCGGAACCCGCCGACCAGCTTCGGTAACCGGATCGGGCGCTTCAAGTTCGTGAACGGCGCGGTTCTCGAGAAGGACAGCGGCTCGATCCAGGACCGGACTCCCACCCTTGCGAACATGCACCCTCAGTCGGCCAACCCGCAGCCCGCGATCGATCCGAGCACCGACCGGCTCGTGGTGCGGTTCAGGGACGTCAACGCGGACATGCGCATCGTGCTGTTCCGCATGAGCGACGCCCGGGCCGGCCGGCTCGGTACGGGGTCCCGGCTTGCCGAGCGAGCCCTGCCGACGAGGGCCGCGACCTGGGCCGAGGCGAATCCCTTCCAGGGCTTCACGGCCTACGGCCAGTACGCCTACCTGCTTGAAGGCGGGGTGAGTGACACCTCCTATCTCACCGCCATCGACCTGAACGGTGTGGGGCAGAGTGTCGCGCAGGACAGGTGGCCGACCTCCGCCGGCCGATCCCTGCCTGGCCGCGAGCCGCAGGGGATGGCGATCTGGCTTGCGGCCACGAGCGGCGGGGCGGTCCAACCGCGGCTGGCCTTCGGCTTCCACTCGAACACCGACGGTGTGCGTCAGGCCAGTGTCTTCTACAAGGACAGCTTTCTGTAA
- a CDS encoding SseB family protein, giving the protein MVTALPFGQFEERLWAAFEAGQTALCLSLLRDADFVLPITRAAAQGAERVAWATAADAERTWLLAYTSAETMALATGGVTEHYRIASMVELAAGWPDPRWGLAINPGLPVGFFLESGTVARLAVPTLAQDLALAPEAGVPVLQKLLRPADIHDLFSGGEPRVSGYCHHALDVSHIATPAVLADALGQHDLLTDEGGLNLLRWRPAGLGLYRTPYGGVDEARRAAVAGWVVEEPPFVGLGLVPNVDQLIREYKVYGVGLTHGAEIWELTAAGTEHRRAFYHGDLRRWLLVGVRPDVS; this is encoded by the coding sequence ATGGTGACCGCCCTGCCCTTCGGTCAGTTCGAGGAACGCCTCTGGGCGGCGTTCGAGGCCGGCCAGACGGCCCTGTGCCTGAGCCTGCTCAGGGACGCCGACTTCGTACTGCCGATCACCCGTGCCGCGGCCCAGGGCGCCGAGCGGGTCGCCTGGGCGACGGCGGCCGACGCCGAACGGACCTGGCTGCTGGCCTACACCTCGGCTGAGACGATGGCGCTGGCCACCGGCGGCGTCACCGAGCACTACCGGATCGCCTCGATGGTGGAGCTGGCCGCGGGCTGGCCCGACCCCCGCTGGGGGCTGGCGATCAATCCGGGGCTGCCCGTCGGTTTTTTCCTGGAGTCCGGCACGGTGGCCAGGCTCGCCGTCCCCACTCTGGCCCAGGACCTCGCGCTCGCTCCCGAAGCCGGCGTCCCCGTGCTGCAGAAGCTGCTGCGTCCGGCCGACATCCACGACCTGTTCTCCGGCGGCGAGCCCCGGGTCTCCGGCTACTGCCACCACGCCCTGGACGTCTCGCACATCGCCACGCCGGCCGTGCTGGCCGACGCGCTCGGCCAGCACGACCTGCTCACCGACGAGGGCGGGCTCAACCTGCTGCGCTGGCGTCCAGCCGGGCTCGGCCTGTACCGCACGCCGTACGGCGGGGTGGATGAGGCGCGCCGTGCGGCGGTGGCCGGGTGGGTGGTGGAGGAGCCGCCGTTCGTGGGGCTGGGCCTGGTGCCCAACGTCGACCAGCTCATCCGCGAGTACAAGGTTTATGGCGTCGGACTCACCCACGGTGCCGAGATCTGGGAGCTGACCGCCGCCGGGACCGAACACCGGCGCGCGTTCTACCACGGCGATCTGCGGCGCTGGCTGCTTGTCGGGGTTCGGCCGGACGTCTCATGA
- a CDS encoding YbaB/EbfC family nucleoid-associated protein, whose product MESFGEKDAAGLQAYADELRATFMRLQDEGAELHAKARAVQVTEKSDDGLISVTVGSRGELVRLDIDPRIYRRPDARALADSITETVQRAAAKAQERIIEVFEPLIPADQMKTHLAGDLESLLAQLADQMEGKR is encoded by the coding sequence ATGGAGTCCTTCGGCGAAAAGGACGCCGCCGGCCTGCAGGCCTACGCGGACGAGCTGCGTGCGACCTTCATGCGGCTCCAGGACGAAGGCGCCGAGCTGCACGCCAAGGCCAGGGCCGTCCAGGTGACCGAGAAGTCGGACGACGGCCTGATATCGGTCACCGTCGGCTCGCGCGGCGAGCTGGTCCGGCTCGACATCGACCCGCGCATCTACCGGCGTCCCGACGCCCGCGCCCTGGCCGACTCGATCACCGAGACCGTCCAGCGGGCGGCGGCCAAGGCGCAGGAACGGATCATCGAGGTCTTCGAGCCGCTGATCCCGGCCGACCAGATGAAGACCCACCTCGCCGGCGATCTCGAATCTTTGCTGGCCCAGCTCGCCGATCAGATGGAGGGGAAGCGATGA